A window from Chrysemys picta bellii isolate R12L10 chromosome 20, ASM1138683v2, whole genome shotgun sequence encodes these proteins:
- the LOC135976708 gene encoding claw keratin-like, translating to MSCSSLSYPECGVARPSPVSGSCNEPCVRQCPDSEVVIRPSPVVVTIPGPILSNFPQQSEVGAVGAPVVGAGYGGSFGLGGLNGYGGHYGGLYGLGGFGGYGGLYGYGGLGGYGGLCGYGGGYGYGGLGRYGGLCGYGGGYGGLCGYGGGYGYGGLGGYGGLCGYGGYGRRYRGGYCGPC from the coding sequence ATGTCTTGCTCCAGCCTGTCCTATCCAGAATGTGGGGTGGCCCGTCCCAGTCCAGTTTCTGGCAGCTGCAATGAGCCGTGCGTTAGGCAGTGCCCTGACTCTGAAGTGGTTATCAGACCATCACCGGTTGTTGTAACCatcccaggaccaattctcagcaaTTTCCCTCAGCAGAGTGAAGTGGGAGCCGTTGGAGCACCTGTGGTCGGAGCTGGCTACGGGGGCTCATTCGGTTTGGGGGGATTGAACGGCTATGGAGGCCATTATGGAGGATTGTATGGTTTAGGGGGATTCGGTGGTTATGGGGGCCTTTACGGTTATGGCGGATTGGGTGGTTATGGGGGACTGTGTGGTTACGGGGGAGGttatggttatgggggattaggtAGATATGGGGGATTGTGTGGTTACGGAGGAGGTTATGGGGGACTGTGTGGTTACGGGGGAGGttacggttatgggggattaggtggttatgggggattatgcGGTTACGGGGGATATGGCCGTAGGTATCGCGGTGGATACTGTGGGCCGTGTTAA